One Nomascus leucogenys isolate Asia chromosome 22a, Asia_NLE_v1, whole genome shotgun sequence DNA segment encodes these proteins:
- the TDRD6 gene encoding tudor domain-containing protein 6 — MCSTPGMLAPGASLSLRVSFVDVHPDVIPVQLWGLVGERRGEYLRLNREIQEAAATRGQWALGSASASPGDLCLVQVGLLWHRCRVISRQAQESRVFLLDEGRTITAGAGSLAPGRREFFNLPSEVLGCVLAGLVPAGCGASAGAGEPQHWPADAVDFLSNLQGKEVHGCVLDVLLLHRLVLLEVPDVFQQMRELGLVRRVPDSLFRSLLERHLTAATASVGSGVPVLSRVPLEQKQPGLDYFYPQLQLGVTEPVVVTQVCHPHRIHCQLRNLSQEIHRLSESMAQVYRGSTGTGDENSTSATWEEREESPDKPGSPCASCGLDGHWYRALLLETFRPQRCAQVLHVDYGRKELVSCSSLRYLLPEYFRMPVVTYPCALYGLWDGGRGWSRSQVGDLKALILGKAVNAKIEFYCSFERVYYVSLYGEDGINLNRVFGVQSCCLADRALQSQETEEEEPETSQSQSPAEEVDEEISLPALRSIRLKMNAFYDAQVEFVKNPSEFWIRLRKHNVTFSKLMRRMCGFYSSASKLDGVVLKPEPDDLCCVKWKENGYYRAIVTKLDDKSVDVFLVDRGNSANVDWYDVRMLLPQFRQLPVLALKCTLADTWPSGKTWSQEAVSFFKKTVLHKELVIHILDKQDHQYVIEILDESRTGEENISKVIAQAGYAKYQEFETKENIPVNAHSPGHVSNHFTTESNKIPFAKTREGEQKAKRENKTTSVSKALSDTTVVTNDSTELVVQEKVKRASVYFPLIQNLLEIKPGSSSKRELEVGSTVEVRVSYVENPGYFWCQLTRNIQGLKTLMSDIQYYCKNTAAPHKGNTPACLAKRTVNRQWSRALISGIQSVEHVNVIFVDYGDREMVSVKNIYSISEEFLKVKAQAFRCSLYNLIHPTGQNPLVWDVKAIQAFNEFIDNAWQKNLELKCTVFALASINNELFNIVDLLTPFQSACHFLVEKRLARPLKFQKPLESSVQLHSYFYSTHDIKIGSEELVYITHIDDPWTFYCQLARNANILEQLSCSITQLSKVLLNLKTSPLNPGNLCLAKYTDGNWYRGIVIEKEPKKVFFVDFGNIYVVTSDDLLPIPSDAYDVLLLPMQAVRCSLSDIPDRIPEEVVVWFQETILDKSLKALVVAKDPDGTLIIELYGDNIQISASINKKLGLLNYKDRIRKKESEVLRSTTETLAEKNENMKLPCTEYLSKSVGNKLPNKEILEESYKPKIDSSYKELKLLQSLTKTNLVTQYQDSMGNKNSQVFPLTREKKEEIYAETPWKTARVEATLSERKIGDSCDKDLPLKFCEFPQKIIMPGFKTTVYVSHINDLSDFYVQLIEDESEISHLSERLNSVKTRPEYYAGPPLQRGDMICAVFPEDNLWYRAVIKEQQPNDLLSVQFIDYGNVSVVHNNKIGRLDLVNAVLPGLCIHCSLQGFGVPDNKNSKKMMHYFSQRTGEAAIRCEFVKFQDRWEVILADEHGIIADDMISRYALSEKSQIELSTQVIKDANSKSVDKSDIDTSVFLNWYNPQKKMVRAYATVIDGPEYFWCQFADMEKLQCLEVEVQTAGEQVVDRRNCIPCPYIGDPCIVRYREDGHYYRALITNICEDYLVSVRLVDFGNIEDCVDPKALWAIPSELLSVPMQAFPCCLSGFNISEGVCSQEGNDYFHEIITEDVLEITILEIRRDVCDIPLAIVDLKSKGKSINEKMEKYSKTGITKSALPYENIDSEIKQTRGSYNLDVGLKKLSNKAVQNKIYMEQQTDELAEITENDVNIIGTKPSNFRDPKTDNICEGFENLCKDKIDTEELEGELECHLVDKAEFDDKYLITGFNTLLPHANETKEILELNSLEVPLSPHDESKEFLELESIELQNSLVVDEEKGELSPVPPSVPLSQECVTKGAMELFTLQLPLSCEAEKQPELELPTAQLPLDKKMDPLSSGVSQKAQESMCTEDMRKSSCVESFEDQHRMSLHLHGADCDPKTQNEMNIYEEEFIEYENRDAVSALMPLFSEEESSDGSKHNNGLPDHISAQPQNTYTLKAFTVGSKCVVWSSLRNTWSKCEILETAEEGTRVLNLSNGMEEIVNPENVWSGIPKFDKSPPEKRGLEVMEI, encoded by the exons ATGTGCTCGACGCCCGGAATGCTGGCGCCAGGGGCCTCGCTGTCCCTGCGGGTGTCCTTCGTGGACGTGCATCCCGATGTGATCCCGGTGCAGCTGTGGGGGCTGGTGGGCGAGCGGCGGGGCGAGTACCTGCGGCTGAATCGGGAAATCCAGGAAGCGGCGGCCACGCGTGGCCAGTGGGCGCTGGGCAGCGCCTCGGCCTCGCCCGGCGACCTGTGCCTGGTGCAAGTCGGGCTTTTGTGGCACCGCTGCCGCGTGATCAGCCGGCAGGCACAGGAGAGCCGTGTCTTCCTGCTGGACGAGGGCCGCACCATCACGGCTGGCGCGGGCTCGCTGGCGCCCGGGCGCAGAGAGTTCTTCAACTTGCCCTCAGAAGTGCTGGGCTGCGTGCTGGCAGGCCTGGTGCCGGCAGGCTGCGGCGCTAGCGCGGGCGCGGGCGAGCCGCAGCACTGGCCCGCCGACGCCGTGGACTTCCTTAGCAACCTTCAGGGCAAGGAGGTGCACGGGTGCGTCCTGGACGTGCTGCTGCTCCACCGCCTGGTCCTCCTGGAGGTGCCCGATGTGTTCCAACAGATGCGGGAGCTAGGCCTGGTCCGGCGGGTGCCCGACAGCCTCTTCCGTTCGCTGCTGGAGCGCCATCTCACAGCGGCCACTGCTAGCGTGGGCTCCGGGGTCCCGGTTCTCTCGCGAGTCCCGCTCGAGCAAAAGCAGCCTGGTCTGGATTATTTCTATCCCCAGCTGCAGCTGGGCGTGACGGAGCCCGTGGTCGTAACCCAAGTGTGCCATCCCCACCGCATTCACTGCCAGCTTCGCAACCTGTCGCAGGAGATCCACCGCCTCTCCGAGAGCATGGCCCAAGTATACCGGGGTTCCACGGGGACAGGGGATGAGAACTCGACCAGTGCCacctgggaggagagggaggagagccCAGACAAGCCGGGCTCTCCGTGTGCATCCTGTGGCCTGGATGGACATTGGTACAGAGCACTCTTACTGGAGACTTTTCGGCCCCAGCGCTGTGCCCAGGTGCTTCATGTGGACTATGGAAGGAAGGAGTTAGTGAGTTGCAGCAGCCTTCGGTACTTGCTGCCTGAATATTTTCGAATGCCGGTGGTGACCTACCCTTGTGCTTTGTATGGACTCTGGGACGGTGGGAGAGGCTGGTCTCGGTCACAGGTCGGTGACCTGAAGGCACTGATACTGGGCAAGGCAGTGAATGCAAAGATTGAATTTTATTGCTCCTTTGAGCGTGTATATTATGTCAGCCTGTATGGAGAAGATGGGATTAATCTGAACCGTGTGTTTGGAGTACAGTCGTGTTGCTTGGCTGACCGAGCCCTTCAGAGCCAGGAAACAGAGGAGGAGGAACCAGAAACATCTCAGTCTCAGTCTCCTGCTGAAGAAGTAGATGAAGAGATTTCACTCCCAGCCTTAAGATCTATCAGGTTAAAGATGAATGCCTTCTACGATGCCCAGGTAGAGTTTGTTAAAAATCCTTCTGAGTTTTGGATTAGGTTGAGGAAACACAATGTCACCTTCAGTAAGCTGATGAGGAGAATGTGCGGTTTCTATTCCTCTGCCAGTAAGCTGGATGGTGTAGTTTTGAAACCTGAACCTGATGACCTTTGCTGTGTCAAGTGGAAAGAAAATGGTTATTATAGGGCAATAGTCACCAAATTGGATGACAAGAGTGTGGATGTATTCTTAGTTGACCGAGGCAATTCGGCAAATGTGGACTGGTATGATGTAAGGATGCTGCTTCCTCAGTTTAGGCAGCTACCAGTATTGGCTCTGAAGTGCACCCTAGCTGATACTTGGCCTTCGGGAAAAACTTGGAGCCAGGAggcagtttccttttttaaaaagactgtgcTCCACAAAGAATTAGTCATCCATATTCTTGATAAACAGGATCATCAATATGTTATTGAGATTCTTGATGAATCAAGAACAGGGGAAGAAAACATTAGTAAGGTAATTGCCCAAGCTGGATATGCCAAGTATCAGGaatttgaaacaaaggaaaatatccCGGTAAATGCCCACTCCCCAGGGCATGTTTCAAATCACTTTACTACGGAGAGTAACAAAATACCTTTTGCCAAGACCAGAGAAGGAGAGCAGAAAGccaagagagagaataaaaccaCATCTGTTTCAAAAGCTTTGAGTGACACAACAGTTGTAACAAATGATTCAACTGAACTAGTTGTGCAGGAAAAAGTGAAAAGAGCatctgtttattttcctcttataCAGAATTTATTGGAAATTAAGCCAGGCTCCTCTAGTAAACGAGAGCTGGAAGTTGGAAGTACAGTAGAAGTCAGAGTGTCTTATGTTGAAAACCCTGGCTATTTCTGGTGTCAGCTGACCAGGAACATACAAGGGCTTAAAACTCTAATGTCTGATATTCAGTACTATTGCAAAAATACAGCTGCTCCTCACAAGGGAAACACCCCTGCTTGTTTGGCTAAGCGAACAGTAAACAGACAGTGGTCCAGGGCACTTATCAGTGGGATACAATCTGTGGAGCATGTCAATGTAATATTTGTAGATTATGGAGACAGAGAAATGGTATCTGTGAAGAATATTTATTCAATTAGTGAAGAATTTCTCAAGGTTAAGGCTCAGGCTTTTAGGTGCAGTCTTTATAATTTAATTCACCCAACTGGCCAGAATCCCCTTGTTTGGGATGTAAAGGCAATACAAGCTTTCAATGAATTTATAGATAATGCATGGCAAAAAAATCTAGAATTAAAATGTACAGTATTTGCTCTGGCTTCAATTAATAATGAACTGTTTAACATTGTGGATTTGCTAACCCCCTTTCAGAGTGCATGCCATTTCTTGGTAGAAAAGAGACTTGCAAGACCACTAAAATTTCAGAAGCCTTTGGAGTCCTCTGTTCAGCTGCATTCCTACTTCTATTCTACACATGATATCAAAATTGGAAGTGAAGAATTAGTTTATATAACGCATATTGATGACCCTTGGACATTTTATTGCCAGCTGGcaagaaatgcaaatattttagaaCAGTTGTCATGTAGTATTACACAATTAAGTAAAGTTTTGCTGAATTTAAAAACATCTCCCTTGAACCCTGGAAACTTGTGCCTTGCCAAGTATACTGATGGAAACTGGTATAGGGGCATAGTAATAGAGAAAGAGCCAAAGAAAGTCTTCTTTGTTGATTTTGGGAATATTTATGTAGTAACAAGTGATGATCTGCTTCCAATACCTAGTGATGCATATGATGTCTTACTTTTGCCCATGCAAGCTGTCAGATGTTCATTATCTGATATTCCTGATCGTATACCAGAAGAAGTGGTGGTGTGGTTTCAGGAGACTATTTTAGATAAGTCATTGAAGGCTTTAGTTGTAGCAAAAGATCCAGATGGAACACTGATTATAGAACTATATGGTGACAATATTCAAATTAGTGCTAGTATTAATAAGAAGTTGGGGCTACTTAATTACAAagatagaataagaaaaaaagaaagtgaagtgCTCCGTTCTACAACTGAAACtcttgcagaaaaaaatgagaatatgaaGTTGCCATGTACAGAGTATTTAAGTAAATCAGTAGGGAACAAGTTACCTAATAAAGAAATTTTGGAAGAGTCATATAAACCTAAGATCGACTCAtcatacaaggaactcaaacttTTACAAAgtttaacaaaaacaaacttaGTCACTCAATATCAAGACTCTATGGGAAATAAAAATAGTCAAGTGTTTccattaacaagagaaaagaaagaagaaatttatgctGAGACACCCTGGAAAACAGCAAGAGTAGAAGCCACtctttcagagagaaaaataggAGATTCATGTGACAAAGATTTGCCTCTGAAATTTTGTGAGTTCCCACAGAAGATTATAATGCCCGGATTTAAAACAACTGTGTATGTTTCTCATATAAATGACCTTTCAGACTTTTATGTTCAACTAATAGAAGATGAATCTGAAATTAGTCATCTTTCAGAGAGATTAAACAGTGTTAAAACAAGGCCGGAATATTATGCAGGTCCACCTTTGCAAAGAGGAGATATGATATGTGCTGTTTTCCCAGAAGACAATTTATGGTATCGTGCTGTGATCAAGGAGCAACAACCCAATGACCTTCTCTCTGTGCAGTTTATAGATTATGGCAATGTTTCTGTGGTTCATAATAACAAAATAGGTAGGCTTGACCTTGTTAATGCGGTATTGCCAGGGTTGTGCATTCATTGCTCCTTGCAGGGATTTGGGGTTCCTGAcaataaaaattctaagaaaatgaTGCATTACTTTTCCCAACGGACCGGCGAGGCTGCAATAAGATGTGAATTTGTTAAATTTCAAGACAGATGGGAAGTTATTCTTGCTGATGAACATGGGATCATAGCAGATGATATGATTAGCAGGTATGCTCTCAGTGAAAAATCTCAAATAGAACTTTCTACCCAAGTAATTAAAGATGCCAATTCAAAGTCTGTTGACAAATCAGACATTGACACTTCAGTATTTCTTAACTGGTATAatccacaaaaaaaaatggtaagagCTTATGCCACTGTGATAGATGGACCTGAGTACTTTTGGTGTCAgtttgctgatatggagaaactTCAGTGTTTAGAAGTAGAAGTACAGACTGCTGGAGAACAGGTAGTGGACAGGAGAAATTGTATCCCATGTCCTTATATTGGAGATCCTTGTATAGTAAGATACAGAGAAGATGGACATTATTATAGGGCACTTATCACTAATATTTGTGAAGATTATCTTGTATCTGTCAGGCTTGTGGACTTTGGAAACATTGAAGACTGTGTGGACCCAAAAGCACTCTGGGCCATTCCTTCTGAGCTTTTGTCGGTTCCCATGCAAGCCTTTCCATGTTGCCTCTCGGGATTTAACATTTCAGAAGGGGTATGTTCTCAAGAGGGAAATGACTATTTCCATGAAATAATAACAGAAGATGTGTTGGAAATAACAATACTAGAAATCAGAAGGGATGTTTGTGATATCCCTTTAGCAATTGTTGACTTGAAAAGCAAAGGTAAAAGTattaatgagaaaatggagaaatattctAAGACTGGTATTACTAAAAGTGCTCTTCCCTATGAAAATATTGACTCAGAGATAAAGCAGACTCGTGGGTCCTACAATCTTGATGTAGGACTTAAGAAGTTAAGTAATAAAgctgtacaaaataaaatatatatggaacagCAGACAGATGAGCTTGCTGAAATAACTGAAAACGATGTAAACATCATTGGAACCAAACCAAGTAACTTCCGTGACCCTAAAACTGATAACATTTGTGAAGGCTTTGAAAACCTCtgcaaagataaaattgataCTGAGGAACTGGAAGGTGAATTAGAGTGCCATCTGGTTGACAAAGCAGAGTTTGATGATAAATACCTGATTACAGGATTTAACACATTACTACCACATGCTAATGAAACAAAGGAGATACTAGAACTGAATTCACTTGAGGTGCCACTTTCTCCTCATGATGAATCAAAAGAATTCTTAGAACTGGAATCTATTGAGTTACAGAATTCTCTGGTTGTGGATGAAGAAAAAGGGGAGCTAAGCCCGGTGCCACCGAGTGTGCCACTCTCCCAAGAATGTGTCACAAAAGGCGCCATGGAGCTATTTACACTGCAGCTTCCTCTCAGCTGTGAAGCTGAGAAACAGCCAGAACTAGAACTACCTACAGCCCAGCTGCCTTTAGATAAGAAGATGGATCCTTTGTCTTCAGGAGTTAGTCAGAAAGCACAGGAATCCATGTGTACTGAGGACATGAGAAAGTCAAGTTGTGTAGAATCTTTTGAAGACCAGCACAGGATGTCATTGCATCTACATGGAGCAGATTGTGATCCCAAAACACAGAAtgaaatgaatatatatgaagaAGAATTTATAGAGTATGAAAACAGGGATGCCGTTTCAGCACTGATGCCCTTGTTCTCTGAGGAAGAAAGCAGTGATGGAAGCAAGCACAATAATGGTTTACCAGATCATATCTCAg CTCAACCACAGAACACCTACACTCTGAAAGCCTTTACTGTTGGATCTAAATGTGTTGTGTGGTCAAGTCTAAGAAACACATGGTCTAAATGTGAGATTTTAGAAACAGCTGAAGAAGGAACAAGG GTTTTGAACCTTTCAAATGGTATGGAGGAGATAGTGAACCCTGAGAATGTCTGGAGTGGCATACCCAAATTTGATAAGAGTCCACCTGAG aAAAGGGGTTTGGAGGTGATGGAGATTTAA